One genomic segment of Strix aluco isolate bStrAlu1 chromosome 9, bStrAlu1.hap1, whole genome shotgun sequence includes these proteins:
- the HRG gene encoding histidine-rich glycoprotein, giving the protein MLLLALGFFLTLLQCSNAQNKTSITPADCNTVETDAGVALDLVNRHRRDGYVFDLFRVADAHELHIGNSSVLYLTLDVLQTECSVLSRRHRESCKYGDTYAMDFGQCKIITYTSQMLKKRQLYGFNCTLSPVPPDLLECKDCPVKVEVLEVIEQHKTIAAKALKKFNSKSNYTNYFNVNKVEKTLKMTASREGHILEFSIKETNCSKSPQQAYQALECDFLDDWHAHMGFCKARIISDADEPDGTDISCEIYHPWQHGYGQRCRYSTLEQPHRHPHHHFGHRHGHRHHHKHGCPPSSQSRPEEPENNHSFNQEPPSPPLHSEPHHHLHLPHHCRPPHPHGRPHHHPPPPPPYDAPHPPPQEEPQHPPSSSPSHDEPHHLPPSQEELHNLSFPPPHDEPHNHPLGPHHAPHCPPPPHGPDHHHPPPPCGRHHHHHPPHHGPHHPPHPRHPPHLHHHYYRHHCNKTSISGKYFPFQITGAVYRIPVLNQQDSLTPPIANFPELSQSNPHSSSTGEGIPFTGSSLKEMPEVPGFPDHPTQSESCPGNPKLVLPKLLPLFPHRP; this is encoded by the exons ATGCTGTTGCTAGCTTTAGGTTTTTTCCTAACACTACTGCAGTGTTCTAAtgcccaaaacaaaacaagcattaCACCTGCAGACTGTAACACTGTTGAAACAGATGCAGGAGTGGCCCTGGATTTGGTCAACAGACATCGCAGAGATGGCTATGTTTTTGATTTATTCCGTGTTGCTGATGCACATGAACTACATATA GGAAATTCATCAGTCCTCTACTTAACTTTGGACGTGCTACAAACTGAATGCTCTGTATTGTCCAGAAGACACCGGGAGTCTTGTAAATACGGTGACACCTATGCCATG gaCTTTGGGCAATGTAAGATTATCACATATACAAGCCAGATGCTGAAGAAACGTCAACTATATGGATTTAATTGTACATTAAGTCCAG TTCCTCCTGATTTATTGGAGTGCAAAGATTGTCCTGTGAAAGTTGAAGTCTTAGAAGTCATTGAGCAACATAAAACTATTGCTGCAAAGGCCCTGAAGAAATTCAACAGCAAGAGTAACTACACAAACTACTTCAATGTGAACAAAGTTGAAAAGACTTTAAAGATG ACTGCCTCCCGCGAAGGTCATATTTTAGAATTCTCTATAAAAGAGACCAACTGTTCCAAATCTCCACAACAAGCATATCAGGCATTGGAATGTGATTTTCTGGACGACTGGCACGCT cACATGGGATTCTGCAAGGCAAGAATTATCAGTGATGCAGATGAACCTGATGGCACAGATATAAGCTGTGAAATCTACCATCCCTGG CAGCATGGCTATGGGCAAAGATGCAGATATTCAACTCTGGAACAGCCACACAGACATCCCCATCATCATTTTGGTCACAGACATGGTCACAGACATCATCACAAGCATGGATGTCCACCTTCTTCTCAATCCAGACCTGAAGAACCTGAGAATAACCACAGTTTCAACCAAGAAcctccctctccacccctccACAGTGAACCACATCACCACCTTCACCTCCCACACCACTGTCGTCCACCTCATCCCCATGGTAGACCACAtcaccaccctcctcctcctcctccctatgATGCACCACATCCTCCTCCCCAAGAGGAACCACAACAtcccccttcttcttctccttcccatgATGAACCACatcatcttcctccttcccaagAGGAATTACAcaatctctcttttcctcctccccatgaTGAACCACATAATCATCCTCTTGGTCCCCATCATGCACCACACTGTCCTCCCCCTCCTCATGGACCAGACCACCACCATCCTCCCCCTCCTTGTGGACGACATCACCACCATCACCCTCCCCATCATGGACCACATCACCCTCCTCATCCAAGACACCCTCCTCATCTCCATCATCACTATTACAGACATCACTGCAACAAGACAAGCATATCGGGAAAGTACTTTCCATTCCAAATAACAGGAGCTGTCTATCGCATTCCAGTTCTAAATCAGCAGGATTCTCTCACACCTCCTATTGCGAACTTTCCTGAGTTATCCCAAAGCAACCCTCACTCCTCCAGCACTGGTGAAGGTATTCCCTTCACTGGTTCCAGTCTAAAGGAGATGCCAGAAGTTCCAGGATTTCCAGATCACCCTACACAATCAGAATCATGCCCAGGAAACCCCAAACTTGTTCTTCCAAAACTTTTGCCTTTATTTCCACATAGACCATAG